In a single window of the Halobaculum lipolyticum genome:
- a CDS encoding tRNA (N(6)-L-threonylcarbamoyladenosine(37)-C(2))-methylthiotransferase, with protein sequence MATYHIETYGCTSNRGESREIERRLRDGGHRPVDGPGEADVAILNTCTVVEKTERNMLRRAEELSEETADLIVTGCMALAQGEQFADADVDAQVLHWEDVPTAVMNGECPTPTEGTAPVLDGQVGILPIARGCMSNCSYCITKFATGRIDSPPVAENVEKARALVHAGAKEIRVTGQDTGVYGWDTGERKLPELLDRICDIDGEFRVRVGMANPGGIHGIREELAEVFATNEKLYDFIHLPVQSGSDTVLEEMRRQHRVDEFLEIVETFDERLDEWTLSTDFIVGFPTETDSDHEQSMALLREVRPEKVNVTRFSKRPGTEAADMKGLGGQTKKDRSKEMSAAKRDIVGEAYASMVGSERRVLVVEEGTGDSVKCRDGAYRQIIVRDADERGVEPGDLLDVEVVDENTMYAFGDPV encoded by the coding sequence ATGGCGACGTACCACATCGAGACGTACGGCTGCACGTCCAACCGGGGTGAGAGCCGCGAGATCGAACGCCGGCTCCGGGACGGCGGCCACCGCCCCGTCGACGGGCCGGGCGAGGCGGACGTGGCCATCCTCAACACCTGCACGGTCGTCGAGAAGACCGAGCGCAACATGTTGCGCCGCGCCGAGGAACTGAGCGAGGAGACGGCCGACCTCATCGTCACCGGCTGCATGGCGCTGGCGCAGGGGGAGCAGTTCGCCGACGCCGACGTCGACGCGCAGGTGCTCCACTGGGAAGACGTCCCCACGGCCGTGATGAACGGCGAGTGCCCCACCCCGACCGAGGGGACCGCCCCGGTACTCGACGGGCAGGTCGGCATCCTCCCCATCGCCCGCGGCTGCATGAGCAACTGCTCGTACTGCATCACGAAGTTCGCGACCGGCCGCATCGACTCCCCGCCCGTGGCGGAGAACGTCGAGAAGGCCCGCGCGCTCGTCCACGCGGGGGCGAAAGAGATCCGTGTGACCGGGCAGGACACCGGCGTGTACGGCTGGGACACCGGCGAGCGGAAGCTCCCGGAACTGCTGGACCGCATCTGCGACATCGACGGCGAGTTCCGCGTGCGCGTCGGGATGGCCAACCCCGGCGGCATCCACGGCATCCGCGAGGAGTTGGCCGAGGTGTTCGCGACGAACGAGAAGCTGTACGACTTCATCCACCTCCCCGTCCAGTCCGGCAGCGACACCGTGCTGGAGGAGATGCGCCGCCAACACCGCGTCGACGAGTTCCTGGAGATCGTCGAGACGTTCGACGAGCGCCTCGACGAGTGGACGCTGTCGACCGACTTCATCGTCGGCTTCCCCACCGAGACCGACAGCGACCACGAGCAGTCGATGGCGCTGCTGCGGGAGGTGCGCCCCGAGAAGGTGAACGTCACCCGTTTCTCCAAGCGCCCCGGCACCGAAGCGGCCGACATGAAGGGGCTCGGCGGCCAGACGAAGAAGGACCGCTCGAAGGAGATGAGCGCCGCCAAGCGCGACATCGTCGGCGAGGCGTACGCGTCGATGGTCGGCTCCGAGCGTCGCGTACTCGTCGTCGAGGAGGGCACCGGCGACTCCGTGAAGTGCCGCGACGGCGCCTACCGCCAGATCATCGTCCGGGACGCCGACGAGCGCGGCGTCGAGCCGGGCGACCTCCTCGACGTCGAGGTCGTCGACGAGAACACGATGTACGCGTTCGGCGACCCCGTCTGA
- a CDS encoding PQQ-binding-like beta-propeller repeat protein → MPSRRRLLSGLAVAGVGGLAGCLGGGGTDFSPGRESNTEWPLPGHGPRATNYVAEAVAPRTPPTERWRADTGRAVGRPVVAGGTAFVPAEDGVYALSMRDGSERWRASVAPYGVSVADGVAFVTARDEPTVYAFETGDGEERWRAETAADFATAPLPLADGSVVVGDTDGRVAALAPRTGETVWSFRAFTGVYSLAAREDRVYVGTTGGEAYELHVIETQEDDGGEGGEGGDDGPTTVRGVPLWRRKLPGTVRALTATRTAVYAATFGGGFLRLATGPSAGRTEWHVADAPTVTDALVRADGLVVGAGPDGVAAFGTADGASRWRAESDRAAPASPSVAAGDTVYVGVGDHLRAYALGGGTGVGPYRFDAERWRRDVPVRGAAVADGALLVTSDDLDGSPGVVVLE, encoded by the coding sequence ATGCCCTCCCGTCGTCGTCTCCTCTCGGGGCTCGCAGTCGCGGGAGTCGGCGGTCTCGCCGGCTGTCTGGGCGGCGGCGGCACGGACTTCTCGCCCGGCCGCGAGTCGAACACGGAGTGGCCCCTCCCCGGGCACGGGCCGCGGGCGACGAACTACGTCGCCGAGGCGGTCGCCCCGCGCACCCCGCCGACCGAGCGCTGGCGCGCCGACACCGGCCGCGCGGTCGGCCGGCCGGTCGTCGCCGGCGGCACGGCGTTCGTGCCCGCCGAGGACGGCGTGTACGCGCTGTCGATGCGCGACGGCAGCGAACGCTGGCGGGCGTCGGTCGCCCCGTACGGCGTCTCCGTCGCCGACGGCGTGGCGTTCGTCACCGCGCGCGACGAGCCGACGGTGTACGCCTTCGAGACCGGCGACGGCGAGGAGCGGTGGCGCGCAGAGACGGCGGCGGACTTCGCGACGGCGCCGCTCCCGCTGGCCGACGGGAGCGTCGTCGTCGGCGACACCGACGGCCGCGTCGCCGCGCTGGCGCCGCGAACCGGCGAGACGGTCTGGTCGTTCCGGGCGTTCACCGGCGTCTACTCGCTGGCGGCCAGAGAGGACCGCGTGTACGTCGGCACGACCGGCGGCGAGGCGTACGAACTCCACGTGATCGAGACCCAGGAGGACGACGGCGGCGAGGGCGGCGAGGGCGGCGACGACGGCCCGACGACGGTCCGGGGGGTGCCGCTGTGGCGCCGCAAGCTCCCCGGCACGGTCCGCGCGCTGACCGCGACGCGCACCGCGGTGTACGCCGCGACGTTCGGCGGGGGGTTCCTCCGGCTCGCGACCGGGCCGTCGGCGGGCCGAACCGAGTGGCACGTCGCCGACGCGCCGACCGTCACCGACGCGCTCGTCCGTGCGGACGGACTCGTCGTCGGCGCGGGTCCCGACGGGGTCGCCGCGTTCGGCACGGCCGACGGCGCGAGCCGGTGGCGTGCGGAGTCGGACCGCGCGGCGCCCGCCTCGCCGTCGGTGGCCGCCGGGGACACGGTGTACGTCGGCGTCGGCGACCACCTCCGCGCGTACGCCCTCGGCGGCGGCACGGGCGTCGGTCCCTACCGCTTCGACGCCGAGCGGTGGCGCCGCGACGTCCCGGTTCGCGGCGCCGCCGTCGCCGACGGCGCCTTGCTGGTCACGTCCGACGACCTCGACGGGTCCCCGGGCGTCGTCGTGTTGGAGTGA